The Solanum lycopersicum chromosome 2, SLM_r2.1 DNA window CAGTCATAACTATATTATAACATCATGATACATTATCTATAAGtatcatactatttaattagcAATGATACATTATGTATAAGTATCATACTATTTAATTTGCAAAAGTATCATACTATattcacataattatatttctttttttatattgtttagatgtaaataatttcttactctgttttcattttgtttatagCACATCGATGTGATTTTTTACTACCTtcgtaaaaaatcaaaactttgcaGCATGGATCAATACAGATACACAACAACCCACTGTTTGTTCATGTCACATGTAAAAAACTGTTATGATAGATATTACatggacgatgatgatgatagtcTTACTACACAAGAACATATTGATCGCGCTTCAGTTGTATCTGTACATGAGAGGTCaataattaacatcatcaaagGGTTTGGAATACCAGCTGCTTTACCATGGCATCTTGTAGATGAGATCTACATCCCAATTAACTGTGATCAACAATTCCATTGGGTGTTGGCTGTTGTTGAGTTGAAAAACAGGTTGATAAGGGTTTTTGACTCATCAATTAGCACAAGGAAACAAACAATTCCTCATGagatcaagatgttgtctaaaATGCTTCCTTCATACCTACTTGACAGTggtttttttgaagaaaatgaacgCACAAATTTTGCTGATTGTCAAGCATATAAAGACAACAATAATGGATCACTTCTGGAGCCTCAAGTTCCTTTCATGATAGAATTTGCACAAGACATCCCTACACAGGAAAGCGATAGCCTGTAAGTATCAAGAATTTTTTCAGTTGccctttttaatgtatcattaagtttttaatttattctgtATTTTTTGTAGAGACTGTGGGTTATATGTTACTGCATTTGCCGAGTATATCAGTGACCAAATCAATATATCTTATGCTGATTTTAATCCTGATTACCTGCGTCAAAGATATGGAGCATTGCTGTGGAGTTATGGAAGTGAGAAGGCTAAGTGCGGATATGTTAGCGACAATGATGATCCACCAAAATCCAGGGGCGTAGTCACACCACCACCAGAAGAAGATTTAGTTCACATAGCGTAGCATTTCATGATAAAACaatgttttaatgttatatttattatttttatatgttattgaacaactatttttatcctttttaatgttatttttttggttttgtcaatttccatgaatatttttttcacagTACGTAACAAATTTGTTTATATTGaagatataaatatcaaatgatagacgtaaacatttttaaatttttaattaaaaatagacataataaatatactGACAAAACCAGgtttaaatcatttaataaagtataatcaaagtatttataatcaaacatagacataaagatttttaaattttttatttaatctagaTGATACACTGCCAAAACCAAATGATACATATGTAACAGAAACACACTAAAAATAACTGATACATTGGCCAAACCGTATGTATAATGTACAATATGTTACACTCTAATCCTTAAATTTTACAAGATACTTACGTAAATTGAATAGCATATTCATATGAattgctattatttttttaaaggaaagtTATTTACTGTATATTTCAATAAAAGCATATCAAAAAAAGCATTacacaagttaaattatataaattcacatGATACATGATTTATAGTCATTCTAAAGTACTCAATAACATtaacaatatatttgtattttttatctaaTGGAGATATATCATTGTGCAAACCAATGATACACACTAAAAGTACATGATACTTTATATAAACAGTGTGTAcaaaaaatacacaataaatgtacatgatacactagattaaccatatgtatcatgtacattatGTTATCTTACTGTAGCATAagatttatatattcaaaacaaatattgacaCAAGTATTTTTATCAACACCAATAATAAGAAAGTATTTATAAGCACGACTTCAAATGTAATTACCACATGTTTGTACGTTTATTTATCTAAACACAAAGTGTTCAATTTGCAGTCGTAATTAAAACTGAAATTCATTTAAATGTTTACGTgataaattattctttatatCATAGAAACATTACGACAAATTCACTTCTCTTTTGGGtagaaagtacaagttcttctgTTGTGCCCTTCTTGTCCACATTGTCCACAACAATTTGTGTTCACCGAAATCTTTTCATCTgtattctttcttcttctttttcttggtcgTCCAGATGATCTTCTGTATCTAGGTGGATACACAGTTTCAGCTACCACGTGTTTAGGATCTGACCAATCTTTCTTATCTGGCATTGGCACCATTggaatttcatatgtttttgccAACGCATCAGGCTTGTAATAATCAGAGCAATATGGATTCATATCggtgacattcttttttttcaatacaGCTATTGCATGTGAACAAGGTATCTCATCTAGTTGAAATCTACCACAACAACATACTTTCCGCTCAAAACAAACAATATATCTTCTTCCATTTTCATAAACTGAGAAAATAAACTCAGATGATGGAACAACCTGTgtacattaaaaattttaaatatataacttttaaaaaccaaatcatgttaaaaaaagCATAATGATACACAgaattagatatatataatataaagtatcATATAATGATACATACCTCCATTTTTGAACTTTTAGCTGCGTTTATAATCAACAATTCCTCAAATTTTCTACCTAATGTGTCCTTTGTGTATGAGGCTACTTCTCTGTTTTTGCAATGCCAAGATCCAAAAAGAATTCTAACCTCTTCCAAGAATTCTAATATAGTTAATTGGCGTGCTTCAACAAGACAACCATTGATACATTCTGCAATGTTTGAAGTCATCATTCTACCTCTATTTACTGTTGCATGAACTCTTGACCACTTTTCGTAACCTGCATATTCAAGGTACTCCTTAACCCTGTGATCAATTCTATCAACCTTAGCCATCAACTTATCAAAATCTTCCTTTCTATATGCCTTGGCCATAGAGTAGAATAGATCACTTATGGCCTTTCTGCTCCTTTTGAAGTTTCCACATACATTCTTCCAAAGATGCCAGATGCATGCATAATGAGGTACATCGGGGAACACAATCCTTACACTCTTCATGATACTCTCATTTCTATCTGAAACAACACACATATCTTTTCTATCGCCAAATGCATGTTTGAACTGTTCAAAAAACCATTTCCACGAACAATCATTTTCGGTGTCAACAACACCATATGCCAATGGAAATATGCAACCTGATTACACacacattatattatttgatacttaatatataaaaagacatcattactataaataaaaaatacctgcgccatcaagtgtgcttgctgatacaaatGTCCCTTTGTAAGCTCCACTCAGATGTGCACCATCCACAACAACTACTGGTCTGCAGTATTTAAATCCCCTAATGAATGGTCTTAAGGCGATGAACAGATACATAAATTCATCCTCTTCAGTCTTATGCATTCTTATATAAGAATCTGGATACACAGTTTTTAACATGTGTATGTATCGCGGCATCCGTCTATATCCAGCAGATGGTTTTCCTCTAATCATGGAGAGTGCACGTTCTTTAGCACGCCATGCTTGCTGATAAGATATTTCAACACCATAATATTCtctaatatcatcaattatatcCCTTGGTGTATAAATTCGTTTATAATTGACCAATTTTGGAGCTGTCACTCCACTTACAAATCCCACTGTTGCTTGGACTTTGGTTAATACCCTCTCCCTCATCGGACACGTATGTTCACTATTGAAATTTCTAACAATGAATATATCAGATTTTTTCCTGCACGACGCCTTCATAGTCCAACCACATTTGTCTGAAAAGCATACCAACACATAGCTGCGTACattttttaagcatattaatacacatatcaaatacatcatatataatatattcaacaataatgtttaaattaatcaaacaatGAATCACACAAAAAGTATCAAccaatttttaagaaaagtatcaaactttaatgaaatttatccacTATTTGTGATATGACTGTTTAAAATGATACAGTCCTTACTATATCAGTAGTAGTACTTTCAAGTATCAAAATACTTATTTCAATgtatcaaaaacaaattcctGAAATGATGATACATTagattataaaataacatatgaaaCTTGCAGGTTTTCATATAGAACAGTAATGTTTCATgtactaattaaattataaaacaacacatgatacattaaaacatcaaaatactGTCATACCTTTGTTGATCAGACCTCTTCACTTTGCAGTTGAAGTTGttctttatcttatatttcgTCATCACATCTACAAGTGTTGCTTTATCCTTGTATATCTGACctgtcttcacatcaacaaTATCTGAATTGATTATAACATTTGCAACTCCAACTTCTGAATTTTCATGTGTCTCAAATAAGCTATTTTCAACTATTGCCAAAGCCTGTGTATCATTTGTTGTGCCTTCTACACACGTTATTTCTCCACTTCTTCCATCAAAGTTATGTACAGTACCACTATTCTTCTCAATTGTGTCAATACATAATGGATATATTGAAAATCCAGGCTCGTTTTTTTTCAgttcaaaatatagtttaacacTCATATCGTTCTTAAGTTTCATCGGACAGGAGTTACCTTCTACAATGTAtcgaatttcaatttctttccttgATACATCAATGTCCAACTCGGCCGCAATTGCTGCTTTGAGATTAGAAAAcgaaattgaatctccaacaacgattccatcaattttgtaattttcatactgcaattcgttcacccaaattccggaatgtctcatcaaaatcgaagtattcatcttcaaaaacccactgcaacaacaaaaaaatttcggCACCTCCAATTGTTTTCTAAATAACTGATacaatctttgattttcaaattatgaaattaatatccaattaagtgctgatttaatgctgattaatgatctgttaccaCAATTTAAGCTGTTTTAGTAACAGCTTTAAATTGTCCGTTTTTATCccctattttttcttaacaattttaagttactatgtatcatttaccatgtatcacaactttctaaagtatcacggctcagcaattttaagggattttttgtaattagTAAACTTGTCGGGAGAGATTGTAATTATTGatttacactatgggattccttaaatttatacattgcgaattatacaattgtagtgaaatacaattttctctagctttatacaacagaagtgtatatattgtgtttctgtttttgtataaagcgagagaaaaacatatatcttcttgttatacacttataattatgcaatatacatacattttaattcgattcaactgtatgcaaagcaaattttataaaaatattacagcGAAATTgacaacgaattatacaattgtgcattatacaattgcagtgaaataggatagcgaattatacaattgcagcgaaataggccagcgaattatacaattgtatatgtatagcgaattatatagttttatgtttgctatggagcgcaattatgcaaattttgctataacatacaaatatgaattttttgtttgctatatgtgaaagttgccctttaaaaattcaatacaaaTAATGCGATTTGATTTTCTGAAAAACCTGAACCAACTTGAACATGTACGCCCATAATTGAAACTATAGCTATATAATCTTATTATACCTATTctgttttgttattttattttatttttaaaaatggttACTCGATACCCAGCATAACAATAATTGGGCCCGAAAGCCCATTCGTAGGTAGGTTCGGTGATAGACCCGACCCGGACTGTACTGATCAtacattaatgaaaatttttagtgTACGAGGTACAACTGTACAACTTGTATGaggatattttattaattaatttatattctaatcttgatattattgttgtatttttttttctttgctttCATAGGGAAAAATTATGCGGCTaagcaaatttatactatttaattactcattatagctatagtttgctataatatCACTCGCGACAAACCTtattaattacgtgggctgacttcgagtttgtataattagtcatgtttgtatatgtataatttgtcaggatatacaaatacacatgtatacatatataattcacctctctcccactctctatCCTCTCTCGCTcccctctctcctccctctctcaatctcgctagcctctctcctccctcccCCAATCTCGCTaccatttatacaaatatatgtataatacatagttatatacaattatatgcatatacaatccacctctctcccactctctgccctctctctaTCATTCTCGATTGCCTCTCTCCtgtctctcccagtctcgctagCTTCTCTCCTTCCTGTCTCAATTCGCttcctctctcctccctctcccaatttCGCTagccatttatacaaatgtgtgtgtgtgtgtgtgtatacagttatatacaattatatgcatatacaattcacctcttcCCCACTCTTTGTCCTCTCTCGCTTGACTCTCTCCTCCCTTTCTCgttctcactcgcctctctcctagTCTCGCTGGCctttctcctccctctcccaatctctcttgccatatataaatatttatacgtataatatacaattatccaaccaatatattcatattcaattCACATTTCTTCCACTCTTTTCCccccctctctctcgcctctctcctctctctcctagtctcgctcgtctctctcctccataAAACATGTAGCTACGGATTgtaattattaaactataactataaagagtaattaattatttttaagtggctatatgcgaaaattttcctaaaaaatatgaaatatgaatataatttttaaaagtataataaatgaaaacagagagaaaaaaataattttagtgcTCAATTTTCATGATATAAATGACCatccaaaaaattataattatttttaagtagttatatgtaaaagtttttctaaaaaatatgaaatataaatataattttcaaaagtataataaatgaaaacatagagaaaaaaataattttagtggtCAATTTTGATGACATAAACGACAATCCAAAGAATTAACTTGAACCTTTTTATACTCTTAacctttaattatttaaataaaaataaaaaaaattaaaaatataattattttcatatgtacgaataaaaaaattttaaaaataaattattttcatatgtaCGAGCTAAGGAAATACTTATattggtttaaatttttttttcagaaaaaacataaaatgagaAAAGAGAGGAAAGACAAGAgtaggaaaaagaaataaaaggcaaaagaaagaaaaatattatgtgGGCCCATGAATtccataataataaaatttctacaCTCACTAAACAGTTTAGCCATGAAACTCGTTCTTCTTTCCATGGATGTCGGGTTTCAGTTATGTttgatcaacaaaaaaattgagaagaatCACATGACATTCATGGACGTACAGAAAGCTACAAATTATCAAAAGGCACCTAATAGAAAGAGGAAGAAGTAGAGATCAATGAAGAAGGATGTGGTGGTTTTGGCAGCAGCAACGACGATTTCCACCATCGTAGCGGCGGTGCTTTTGGTGAGGCAATGGAAGCGACGTAGCGAGCAACGGTGGAGGCATGCACAACGCATCCTTCGAAAATTCGCAAGAGAATGTGCAACCCCTATTCCTAAATTATGGCAAATTGCTGATGATCTCGTTGCTCAGATGCAATCTGGTCTAAATTCAACTCAATCCACACTCCAAATGCTTCCTTCTTGCTTACCTTCACTCCCTAATGGGTACTATACTTTTGAATCTAAATTCAATTCGACCTACATTTTCCTTCAATGTAAATTTAATTCACCGTAGAGAATTTGGGGAAGCGAGAAAGGGAATGTGCGAATAAATTAGAAATGAATATCAGCATAGAAGTTAAAATTACATTACCtcttatattcaattttaagtAGATGATGCtcctaaattttaatttttgaattagaCAGTTTTCATTAATTGTATATGGTATGGTGGCAGTGATGAGAAAGGTCTATTCTATGGGATTAATCTTCGCGGAACTAACTTCATCATCGTTCAAGCGCGACTTGGAGGGAGAAATGCACCCATGTCACGTATTGGAGGAAGATGTGAACCCATTTCGGATCTATACAgacaagaaatttcaattcctccCAACATAATAGAGGCCAGCTCCCAGGTATGTATAAGTTTCTTGTGTGGTTGCTTTAGGCTACAAGTAGAGTTACTAATTCCGCAAATTGAAGACTGCATTTTGTTGGCTTATCTGTATTGTTTTAAGAATTTAAATCCTTGAATGTGTACTACtacaattaaaaatttatacgaAACTGATACTCCAGCTACATAAactattttaacttaattaagtATATGTCTTAAAAAGTTAAATCTGAGTAATAAGCATCAATACATACAAAGAATGCAATTATATCAATTCATCTAAAGTTTGTGAAGCATTTAAGATTGTTGTTATTTATTACTTACATGATTTTCTAGTCACTCATTGTTGTCGATCCTAAATTCTGAAATTAGATTAAAGAAAATGGTGTTGGTCGTAAACATAATGTGGTCTTAAGGGTTTGCTTTtgttaaattgatttatatacCGTCCTGGCTCTCTCTGTTTCTTCtatgttcttttaatttcaTCAAGTCTTGAAAAGGATGTTTGTTAGACAATTTTATGGCTGAAGCTTGGTTAAGGTGACATAAAGTCGTGTGACGAAGTTTTGACTAGTAGTCTTCCCCAGCCAAGTAGTGTCAAAACTATCAGGTTAAATGTTGCTATAGGCTTGAAGTCTTCCTTTTAAACCTCTTTCAGGAATTATTTGATTGGATAACTGTGGAGCTTGGAAAATTCATCTCCCTGCATAGTGAAGGTTTACAAGGAGGAGAGAAAAATCTGGGATTTACAGTATCACCTACTATTGCAGAAGTAGCTGCCTCCAGGGAAACAGCCATTACGTGGAAGGACTCATTATTAGGAGATGCAGTTGAGTCTTTTATACCTAATGGTAGATTTAAACATATTTTCTCTAATGGACAAATATTTTCTGAAACAAATACATTTTTCTGCATTTGGAACttgaaaacaatttaatttaattcacaACATCCTTCCAAAGATTCCACTGCAAGAAATTATCAAGCACAATGGATCGCTCATTTGATGATTATTCTTTTGTACTTCCCTTTCCGCACTTGCTAGCCATAATTATTGATGCACATTTTTCACATGAATATGTTACTAAATCGTAATCTCAGGCAGGGAACAAGTTGTTGAATGAAATTAATGTCGCCATGGAGAAGCACAGTGTTGATAAGCGAGTTTTTTCCCTGGTATAAGCGGATCTTTCCTTTTAGTATAGCAGAAATAGTGCACTTATTTACATCGaatctttattaaaaataatgggTTGCAATTATGCAGGTTGATGATACCATTGGAGTTTTGGCTGGAGGAAGGTACTACAGTAAAGAGAGTGTGGCTGCAGTCACTCTAGGAATGGGCACTAATGCAGCTTATATAGAATCAGCACAATCCGTTGTAAAATGGCCTGATCAGACTCCAAAACCAGAAGAAATAGTAAATTCTGATGATAACATTTCTGAGTATACCAATCTATAAAATGTTACTATGATTCACTAAAGTGCTTGGTTGTGCAGGCAATTAATACCCATTGGGGGAATTTTAGATCCTCCCATCTTCCAATTACAGAGTTTGATACATCGTTAGATGCTGAAAGTTCATATCCTGGTAGCCAGGTGGATACTTAAAACTTTTCTGCCCTCTCAAGTTCCCTGTGATCGCTATGAACTTCATTAACTCCTTAATCTCATTTTGTCTTCAGATATTTGAGAAGCTTATTTCAGGTACATACTTAGGAGAAACTGTTAGAAGAGTCTTATTAAAGATGGCCCAGGAATCAGCTTTATTTGGAGATATTGTACCACCTAAGCTAGCAATTCCGTATTTGTTGAGGTaatatagattattttttaatcagaCATGGATCTTAtggttcatttttttaaaaaaaaaatatcaacaacagctttctttctttctcttctgAAACTacctttaaaatgaatttatctCCATCAATTGTACTGAAAAGTTGCATGTGTCCTCTTTCTTTGTGTAAATTGCCCTACCACCAAAGCAGCCTGGATGTGCAATTTTTTCTCCATCTTTGGTCTAGTAGACAGATATCAAAAATGTTTTTTGAATAGTCTATAGTAATTAATGGATTTACATAAGAGATTGGAAGTAAAATCAGCTTGAAACAATGGCGTTTTAGAACTTCATATTTGTTATTGACATAATTACTGTCATGCCATGGTTTCTATTATTGACTATAGCTCTTGGCAGGTCCCCCGATATGGCTGCTATGCATCAAGACACATCAGAGGATTATGAAATAATTGATGAGAAACTTGGAGAAATTTTTG harbors:
- the LOC138342324 gene encoding uncharacterized protein, with translation MDQYRYTTTHCLFMSHVKNCYDRYYMDDDDDSLTTQEHIDRASVVSVHERSIINIIKGFGIPAALPWHLVDEIYIPINCDQQFHWVLAVVELKNRLIRVFDSSISTRKQTIPHEIKMLSKMLPSYLLDSGFFEENERTNFADCQAYKDNNNGSLLEPQVPFMIEFAQDIPTQESDSLDCGLYVTAFAEYISDQINISYADFNPDYLRQRYGALLWSYGSEKAKCGYVSDNDDPPKSRGVVTPPPEEDLVHIA
- the LOC101258076 gene encoding uncharacterized protein, whose protein sequence is MNTSILMRHSGIWVNELQYENYKIDGIVVGDSISFSNLKAAIAAELDIDVSRKEIEIRYIVEGNSCPMKLKNDMSVKLYFELKKNEPGFSIYPLCIDTIEKNSGTVHNFDGRSGEITCVEGTTNDTQALAIVENSLFETHENSEVGVANVIINSDIVDVKTGQIYKDKATLVDVMTKYKIKNNFNCKVKRSDQQSYVLVCFSDKCGWTMKASCRKKSDIFIVRNFNSEHTCPMRERVLTKVQATVGFVSGVTAPKLVNYKRIYTPRDIIDDIREYYGVEISYQQAWRAKERALSMIRGKPSAGYRRMPRYIHMLKTVYPDSYIRMHKTEEDEFMYLFIALRPFIRGFKYCRPVVVVDGAHLSGAYKGTFVSASTLDGAGCIFPLAYGVVDTENDCSWKWFFEQFKHAFGDRKDMCVVSDRNESIMKSVRIVFPDVPHYACIWHLWKNVCGNFKRSRKAISDLFYSMAKAYRKEDFDKLMAKVDRIDHRVKEYLEYAGYEKWSRVHATVNRGRMMTSNIAECINGCLVEARQLTILEFLEEVRILFGSWHCKNREVASYTKDTLGRKFEELLIINAAKSSKMEVVPSSEFIFSVYENGRRYIVCFERKVCCCGRFQLDEIPCSHAIAVLKKKNVTDMNPYCSDYYKPDALAKTYEIPMVPMPDKKDWSDPKHVVAETVYPPRYRRSSGRPRKRRRKNTDEKISVNTNCCGQCGQEGHNRRTCTFYPKEK
- the LOC101249034 gene encoding probable hexokinase-like 2 protein isoform X1 translates to MKKDVVVLAAATTISTIVAAVLLVRQWKRRSEQRWRHAQRILRKFARECATPIPKLWQIADDLVAQMQSGLNSTQSTLQMLPSCLPSLPNGDEKGLFYGINLRGTNFIIVQARLGGRNAPMSRIGGRCEPISDLYRQEISIPPNIIEASSQELFDWITVELGKFISLHSEGLQGGEKNLGFTVSPTIAEVAASRETAITWKDSLLGDAAGNKLLNEINVAMEKHSVDKRVFSLVDDTIGVLAGGRYYSKESVAAVTLGMGTNAAYIESAQSVVKWPDQTPKPEEIAINTHWGNFRSSHLPITEFDTSLDAESSYPGSQIFEKLISGTYLGETVRRVLLKMAQESALFGDIVPPKLAIPYLLRSPDMAAMHQDTSEDYEIIDEKLGEIFEITNSTTMARELVAEICDVVAERGARLVGAGIVGIVKKLDRLSNRISIITVEGGVYEHYRVFRNYLHSSVWEMLGNEFSDNVIIEHSHGGSGASSIYIAASQP
- the LOC101249034 gene encoding probable hexokinase-like 2 protein isoform X2; this encodes MKKDVVVLAAATTISTIVAAVLLVRQWKRRSEQRWRHAQRILRKFARECATPIPKLWQIADDLVAQMQSGLNSTQSTLQMLPSCLPSLPNGDEKGLFYGINLRGTNFIIVQARLGGRNAPMSRIGGRCEPISDLYRQEISIPPNIIEASSQELFDWITVELGKFISLHSEGLQGGEKNLGFTVSPTIAEVAASRETAITWKDSLLGDAAGNKLLNEINVAMEKHSVDKRVFSLVDDTIGVLAGGRYYSKESVAAVTLGMGTNAAYIESAQSVVKWPDQTPKPEEIAINTHWGNFRSSHLPITEFDTSLDAESSYPGSQIFEKLISGTYLGETVRRVLLKMAQESALFGDIVPPKLAIPYLLRSPDMAAMHQDTSEDYEIIDEKLGEIFEAVTYK